The Papaver somniferum cultivar HN1 chromosome 3, ASM357369v1, whole genome shotgun sequence genome includes a region encoding these proteins:
- the LOC113358012 gene encoding novel plant SNARE 13-like gives MASEIQMSPQLEQIDGEIRDNFRALANGFQKLDKIKDPNRQSKQLEELTAKMRECKRLIKEYDRELKDDETRNSPELNKQLNERKQSLIKELNSYVTLRKTYTTSLAAAGNKRVELFDGAGSSEPTAEENIQVASSMSNQELIDAGKRRMDETDQAIERSKLVVEQTIEVGAQTGVALKGQTEQMGRIVNDLDTIQFSIKKASQLVKEIGRRVATDKCIMFFLFLVVCGVVAIIIVKIVNPGNKDIRDIPGLAPPAPARRLLSLPANY, from the exons ATGGCTTCTGAAATACAGATGAGTCCTCAGTTAGAGCAGATCGATGGAGAAATTCGGGACAATTTTCGAGCTCTCGC AAATGGCTTTCAAAAGCTGGATAAAATTAAAGACCCCAACAGACAAAGTAAACAGTTGGAGGAACTTACCGCCAAAATGAGGGAATGTAAGCG GTTGATTAAAGAGTATGACCGAGAACTCAAAGACGACGAAACCAGAAATTCTCCTGAACTCAATAAACAACTCAATGAAAGAAAACAGTCCCTG ATTAAAGAGCTAAATTCTTATGTCACCTTGAGAAAGAC GTATACGACTAGCCTTGCTGCTGCTGGCAATAAAAGAGTTGAACTTTTTGATGGAGCAGGAAGCAGTGAACCTACAGCCGAGGAAAACATTCAAGTTGCATCAT CAATGTCTAATCAAGAGCTTATTGATGCTGGGAAGAGAAGGATGGATGAGACTGATCAGGCTATTGAACGGTCAAAACTG GTTGTGGAGCAAACTATTGAAGTTGGAGCTCAAACTGGAGTTGCCTTGAAGGGCCAA ACAGAGCAAATGGGTCGGATTGTTAATGATCTTGATACGATTCAGTTCTCTATCAAAAAGGCATCTCAGCTAGTGAAAGAGATCGGAAGAAGG GTTGCGACAGACAAATGTATCATGTTCTTTCTATTTCTGGTTGTTTGTGGGGTGGTAGCTATTATCATTGTCAAG ATTGTGAATCCGGGCAACAAAGACATCAGAGACATTCCAGGATTAGCACCACCAGCTCCAGCGAGGAGATTATTATCCTTACCGGCTAATTATTAA
- the LOC113360338 gene encoding F-box protein At3g07870-like, producing MEKLVPREIEVDILSRLPAETLIPSKRVCRTWRRLFRDNHFIDVHLRRQSIGFEEENEHSYYHKKRGSSRSSDSEDADTTEPIIHRRLSYVKDANSSSKVTSFLILGGSYVQAQNKSFYYGIYSDEKQHFTYKKLKATRNDNHLFTPNSEYSVVGSCNGLICFSASYFSELFINKDPVYACNPITGEEFNLPRFMVNYQSQEALAMVNIASGFGYVPLTNQYKVVRICYYGREALLVQVYTLGGSGSDEGWRTFRGDFDCLMPTDLTASPGVYANGALYWLNSEKDSNIVAFDLAKEEFHIIQPPSEFSVGKRHSYRLQVLGGCLCFVHQRRGRYVNIWSLEKRSSNNNNRDNSSSQINGFWNWTREFKIVWDAKWVSEYEPFALTERGHVLFWFNRTILSLYDAKAKSVTKLMDGGDLGFKNLQAVPHINSFVSLKALGM from the coding sequence ATGGAGAAACTTGTTCCTAGAGAAATCGAAGTAGATATTCTATCACGGTTACCGGCTGAAACTCTGATACCTTCCAAACGAGTATGCAGGACCTGGCGACGTCTCTTCCGTGACAATCACTTTATTGATGTTCATCTTCGTCGTCAATCAATAGGATTTGAAGAAGAGAATGAGCATTCGTACTACCATAAGAAGAGGGGTTCTTCTCGTTCCAGTGACAGTGAAGATGCCGATACTACGGAGCCAATAATACATCGTCGTTTGAGTTACGTTAAAGATGCCAATTCATCATCTAAGGTGACTTCTTTCCTTATTTTGGGAGGTTCTTATGTTCAAGCTCAGAACAAATCATTCTATTATGGTATTTATTCTGATGAGAAGCAGCACTTCACTTATAAGAAACTTAAAGCCACGAGGAACGACAACCATCTATTTACACCGAATTCGGAATATTCTGTTGTTGGTTCATGCAATGGACTCATTTGTTTCTCCGCATCTtatttttcagagttatttatcAACAAGGATCCTGTTTATGCATGTAATCCAATCACAGGAGAAGAGTTCAATCTTCCAAGGTTCATGGTTAATTATCAATCACAAGAAGCTCTTGCTATGGTTAATATTGCATCTGGATTTGGTTATGTTCCTTTAACTAATCAATACAAGGTTGTTAGAATTTGTTACTACGGCAGGGAGGCCTTGCTGGTCCAGGTATATACTCTTGGTGGTAGTGGCAGCGATGAGGGGTGGAGAACGTTTAGAGGAGATTTCGACTGTTTAATGCCTACTGATTTGACTGCATCACCGGGTGTCTATGCAAATGGGGCTCTTTATTGGCTGAATTCCGAGAAAGATTCGAATATCGTGGCTTTCGATTTGGCAAAAGAGGAGTTTCACATCATCCAACCACCATCAGAATTCTCTGTAGGTAAGCGTCATTCCTATCGACTTCAGGTGTTAGGCGGGTGTTTGTGCTTTGTTCATCAAAGGAGAGGTAGATATGTGAACATATGGTCATTGGAGAAAagaagcagcaacaacaacaaccgtGATAATAGTAGCTCCCAAATAAATGGGTTTTGGAATTGGACAAGGGAGTTCAAAATAGTATGGGATGCCAAGTGGGTTAGTGAATACGAGCCGTTTGCGCTCACAGAGAGGGGTCATGTACTATTCTGGTTCAATCGAACTATTCTGTCTCTCTATGACGCTAAAGCTAAAAGTGTTACAAAACTAATGGATGGTGGTGatttgggtttcaaaaatttgCAAGCAGTTCCTCACATCAACAGCTTTGTTTCATTGAAAGCTTTAGGAATGTAA